Proteins from one Streptosporangium becharense genomic window:
- a CDS encoding aminotransferase, protein MRLNPRTLRQIDSPFDAAYSLLEGRCKKRELLDLAQGAPPYPAAPAVVEHVAAVAREANGGAYVEIAGLPQLRQAFADELSQAYGGRISEGNVVVTAGCNQAFCLIASALAEAGDEIVLTTPFYPNHDMWLRLTGIRPVYLEPGPDLVPAVERAEALVTPRTRAIVLITPGNPSGMTLDPEVIAEFAEFAARRGIALILDETYRSFRDTEEPAHKLFSDPGWDETVVSLHSFSKDFALPGYRVGAVVASPSVNREVLKLLDCVAICAPRIGQEAAWAGLTGARQWRRERAGELAANRRGFAEAMAGRPGGFELVSVGGFFGWMRHPFAGRPTGEVVRDLAIHLDTLVIPGTAFLPGDQGMIRVSVGNLEGEAFADLSDRLAALRAL, encoded by the coding sequence ATGCGACTGAACCCGCGGACCCTCCGGCAGATCGACTCTCCCTTCGACGCGGCCTACTCGCTCCTGGAGGGACGCTGCAAGAAACGTGAACTGCTCGACCTGGCGCAGGGGGCCCCGCCGTACCCGGCCGCGCCGGCGGTGGTCGAGCACGTGGCGGCGGTCGCCCGGGAGGCGAACGGCGGGGCGTACGTGGAGATCGCCGGGTTGCCGCAGTTGCGGCAGGCGTTCGCGGACGAACTCTCCCAGGCCTACGGCGGGAGGATCAGCGAGGGGAACGTCGTGGTGACCGCCGGGTGCAACCAGGCGTTCTGCCTGATCGCGTCAGCGCTGGCGGAGGCGGGGGACGAGATCGTCCTGACGACGCCCTTCTACCCCAACCATGACATGTGGCTGCGGCTGACCGGGATCAGGCCGGTATACCTGGAGCCCGGCCCGGATCTGGTGCCGGCCGTGGAACGTGCCGAAGCGCTGGTCACCCCGCGGACACGGGCGATCGTGCTGATCACCCCGGGGAATCCGAGCGGGATGACGCTCGATCCGGAGGTGATCGCGGAGTTCGCGGAGTTCGCCGCGCGCCGGGGGATCGCCCTGATCCTGGATGAGACCTACCGGTCCTTCCGCGACACCGAGGAGCCCGCGCACAAGCTCTTCTCCGATCCCGGGTGGGACGAGACCGTGGTGAGCCTGCACAGCTTCTCCAAGGATTTCGCGCTGCCCGGTTACCGGGTGGGGGCCGTGGTCGCCTCGCCGTCGGTCAACCGCGAGGTGCTGAAGCTGCTCGACTGCGTGGCGATCTGCGCTCCGCGGATCGGGCAGGAAGCGGCCTGGGCCGGGCTGACCGGAGCCCGGCAGTGGCGGCGTGAGCGAGCCGGGGAGCTCGCCGCCAACCGTCGCGGGTTCGCCGAGGCGATGGCCGGGCGTCCCGGAGGGTTCGAACTCGTCTCCGTGGGCGGGTTCTTCGGCTGGATGCGGCATCCGTTCGCCGGGCGGCCCACCGGAGAGGTCGTCCGCGACCTCGCGATCCACCTCGACACGCTGGTCATCCCGGGGACGGCCTTCCTGCCCGGCGACCAGGGCATGATCCGGGTGAGCGTCGGCAACCTGGAGGGTGAGGCGTTCGCGGACCTCTCCGACCGGTTGGCGGCGCTGCGGGCCCTCTAA
- a CDS encoding TetR/AcrR family transcriptional regulator produces MTRATASARPPGRPRSGLNAVVFAATLSTVHELGYARATVDRIAAAAGVAKTTIYRRWPSKGELIVDCLLDAFGPVPLEGASRAELMSSAIHWIAAKIGEPGVGDAFAGVFSDAVSDPALREVLSTRFQDPYRLALQDALGEPENRVLFFIDVVVGTLLHRMGMTGEPMVDADVAALVEMVVPCFADDGAPT; encoded by the coding sequence ATGACCCGAGCGACCGCATCCGCCAGACCACCCGGTCGTCCGCGTTCCGGCCTCAACGCCGTGGTCTTCGCCGCGACGCTGAGCACGGTCCACGAGCTCGGCTACGCGCGCGCCACCGTCGACCGCATCGCCGCCGCGGCCGGCGTCGCGAAGACGACGATCTACCGTCGCTGGCCCTCGAAGGGCGAGTTGATCGTGGACTGCCTGCTCGACGCGTTCGGCCCGGTGCCGCTGGAGGGTGCTAGTCGAGCCGAGCTCATGTCCTCGGCCATCCACTGGATCGCGGCGAAGATCGGCGAGCCCGGGGTGGGCGACGCGTTCGCGGGCGTGTTCAGTGACGCCGTCAGCGATCCGGCCCTGCGCGAGGTGCTGTCCACGCGGTTCCAGGACCCGTACCGGCTCGCGCTCCAGGACGCGCTCGGCGAGCCGGAGAACCGGGTCCTGTTCTTCATCGACGTCGTCGTCGGAACTTTGCTCCACCGGATGGGCATGACCGGCGAGCCGATGGTCGATGCCGACGTCGCCGCGCTGGTCGAGATGGTTGTGCCGTGCTTCGCCGACGACGGCGCTCCGACCTAG
- a CDS encoding ABC transporter ATP-binding protein has translation MNATDLAQARKRPAPPTKDADGDADPAAGRTMTRLLRPHLRSFAAVVVLQVIGAVAGLAPLLAVAELGRILLSPGPADRGHVWMVVITGAAGLFVRLLFTAAASGLGHVLDGQVQLALRRQLAARLGHVPIGWFSRRRTGELAKVVGEDVSAVHPFIAHAPGELVAAFVVPPASLVYLFTIDWWLTLITLIPVAMAVALVPLLMLPARAREQEEFDAAMGRIVSSVVEFVQGIAVVKAFGGSERAHRAFLTAADDFVGIFFTWVRGMSLVAAGMQLALSPPFVLLVVLIGGAALITSGSLAPADLLPFLLLGLELTAPVAALGHGFDDMTAAGRAVRRIKEVLDVRALPEPAQPVTPQGHRVELRGVRFGYEDDREVLRGIDLVLEPGTVTAIVGPSGSGKSTLVRLLPRFFDPTHGSVLLGGVDLREIGSRELYRTVSFVFQDVRLLRASVADNIALAVPRADRDEVIRAARLAGIHDRVLGLPRGYDTILGEEAELSGGEAQRVSLARALLADAPVLVLDEATSFADPQTEQAVRRALATLDGDRTILVIAHRLETVADADTVVVLENGSIVEHGKPADLLEQDGKFAAFWRSHRTAITGEIAPHGAVRQGDEPR, from the coding sequence ATGAACGCCACGGACCTCGCCCAGGCGAGAAAGCGGCCCGCGCCACCGACGAAAGACGCCGATGGAGACGCCGATCCAGCGGCGGGCCGGACCATGACGCGACTGCTGCGGCCGCATCTGCGGAGTTTCGCCGCCGTCGTCGTCCTGCAGGTGATCGGCGCGGTCGCGGGTCTGGCGCCGCTGCTGGCGGTCGCCGAACTGGGACGCATCCTGTTGTCGCCCGGTCCCGCCGATCGGGGCCATGTCTGGATGGTCGTGATCACGGGTGCGGCCGGCTTGTTCGTCCGGCTGCTGTTCACGGCGGCGGCGTCCGGCCTCGGGCATGTCCTCGACGGCCAGGTGCAGCTGGCGTTGCGCCGGCAGTTGGCCGCGCGGCTGGGGCACGTGCCGATCGGCTGGTTCTCCCGGCGCCGGACCGGCGAGCTGGCGAAGGTGGTGGGGGAGGACGTGAGCGCCGTGCACCCGTTCATCGCCCACGCCCCCGGCGAGCTCGTCGCCGCGTTCGTGGTGCCGCCGGCGTCGCTGGTCTACTTGTTCACGATCGACTGGTGGCTCACGCTGATCACGCTGATCCCGGTGGCGATGGCCGTCGCGCTGGTCCCGCTGCTGATGCTTCCCGCCCGCGCGCGCGAGCAGGAGGAGTTCGACGCGGCCATGGGGCGGATCGTGAGCTCCGTCGTCGAGTTCGTGCAGGGCATCGCGGTGGTCAAGGCGTTCGGCGGATCCGAGCGCGCTCACCGCGCCTTCCTCACGGCCGCCGACGACTTCGTCGGCATCTTCTTCACGTGGGTGCGCGGCATGTCCCTCGTCGCCGCCGGGATGCAGCTGGCGCTGTCGCCGCCGTTCGTGCTGCTGGTCGTGCTGATCGGCGGTGCGGCCCTGATCACGTCCGGCTCTCTGGCCCCGGCCGACCTGCTGCCCTTCCTGCTGCTGGGGCTGGAGCTGACCGCCCCGGTGGCAGCCCTCGGCCACGGTTTCGACGACATGACGGCAGCCGGCCGTGCCGTCCGCCGGATCAAGGAAGTGCTCGACGTGCGGGCGCTGCCCGAGCCCGCCCAGCCGGTCACGCCGCAGGGCCACCGGGTGGAGCTGCGTGGCGTCCGCTTCGGCTACGAAGACGATCGCGAGGTGCTGCGCGGCATCGACCTGGTGCTCGAACCGGGGACGGTCACCGCGATCGTCGGGCCGTCGGGAAGCGGCAAGTCCACGCTGGTCCGGCTGCTGCCGCGCTTCTTCGACCCGACCCACGGCTCGGTCCTGTTGGGCGGTGTCGACCTGCGCGAGATCGGCAGCCGGGAGCTCTACCGAACGGTCTCCTTCGTCTTCCAGGACGTCCGCCTGCTGCGCGCGTCGGTCGCGGACAACATCGCGCTCGCGGTCCCGCGCGCCGACCGCGACGAGGTGATCCGCGCCGCCCGGCTGGCCGGCATCCACGACCGCGTCCTCGGGCTGCCACGCGGATACGACACGATCCTCGGGGAGGAGGCCGAACTGTCGGGCGGCGAGGCCCAGCGCGTCTCACTCGCCCGCGCGCTGCTGGCCGACGCGCCGGTTCTGGTGCTCGACGAGGCGACCTCCTTCGCCGACCCGCAGACCGAGCAGGCGGTGCGCCGGGCGCTGGCGACGCTGGACGGCGACCGCACGATCCTGGTCATCGCCCACCGCCTGGAGACCGTCGCCGACGCCGACACCGTCGTGGTGCTGGAGAACGGGTCGATCGTCGAGCACGGCAAGCCCGCCGACCTGCTGGAACAGGACGGGAAGTTCGCCGCGTTCTGGCGATCCCACCGCACCGCGATCACCGGCGAGATCGCACCCCACGGTGCCGTACGGCAAGGAGACGAGCCCCGATGA
- a CDS encoding DinB family protein, producing the protein MASLDARDLRGSSFTGADLTGARFRDCDMRQVKIISSVLVDVSVSGEIENFLVNGIDVTGYVAAELDRRHPERVLVRQMKTVADHREAWRTIETLWSDTLTRAERLPEPLLHERVDDEWSLVETLRHLVFATDLWASQLILGTPAPYHRLALPPSDHPAEALRELGLDPGARPAYAEVLSIRLERAALVRDILDHLTEERLRSRCPGTLPFAWDEPSPSVGEALTVVMEEEIEHRRYVLRDLRALESRRG; encoded by the coding sequence ATGGCGTCACTCGATGCGCGGGATCTGCGGGGCTCCTCCTTCACCGGCGCCGACCTCACCGGGGCGAGGTTCCGCGACTGCGACATGCGCCAGGTCAAGATCATCTCCTCGGTCCTGGTCGACGTCTCCGTATCCGGCGAGATCGAGAACTTCCTCGTCAACGGCATCGACGTGACCGGATACGTGGCGGCCGAACTCGACCGCCGCCATCCCGAGCGGGTCCTCGTACGACAGATGAAGACGGTCGCCGACCATCGCGAGGCGTGGCGGACGATCGAAACGCTCTGGTCGGACACCCTCACCCGGGCCGAACGCCTCCCCGAGCCGCTCCTGCACGAACGGGTGGATGACGAGTGGTCCCTGGTGGAGACCCTTCGCCATCTCGTCTTCGCCACCGATCTGTGGGCCTCGCAGCTGATCCTCGGCACCCCGGCCCCCTACCACCGGCTCGCCCTCCCGCCCAGCGACCACCCGGCCGAGGCCCTGCGGGAGCTCGGCCTCGACCCCGGGGCCCGCCCGGCGTACGCGGAAGTCCTCTCGATCCGGCTGGAGCGGGCGGCACTCGTGCGCGACATCCTCGACCACCTCACCGAGGAGCGGCTCCGGAGCCGCTGCCCGGGCACCCTCCCCTTCGCGTGGGACGAGCCCTCGCCCTCCGTGGGCGAAGCCCTGACCGTCGTGATGGAGGAGGAGATCGAACACCGCCGCTACGTCCTGCGCGACCTTCGAGCCTTGGAATCACGCCGCGGTTGA
- a CDS encoding nitroreductase/quinone reductase family protein: MTEGPTETWSIGRAVVRGLAALKRTMYRRGRPNALMRLMNRLDVLVYGARRLSPRQGAVLKVTGRRSGDITSVPVAVAACRGAEFLVSMLGPDANWVLNVQAAGGRAVLRRRGRETPILLEEIPPEHRAEILRRYLAAAPGARPHLGLGPTAPLPEFHRIAPRHPVFRIRECPAGE, from the coding sequence ATGACCGAAGGTCCCACGGAGACGTGGAGCATCGGCCGTGCCGTTGTCCGCGGGCTCGCGGCACTCAAGCGCACGATGTACCGACGAGGGCGGCCGAACGCGCTCATGCGGCTCATGAACCGGCTCGACGTCCTGGTGTACGGGGCCCGGCGGCTCTCACCGCGCCAAGGTGCCGTGTTGAAGGTGACCGGGCGCCGCAGCGGCGACATCACCTCGGTTCCGGTCGCGGTCGCGGCCTGCCGCGGCGCCGAGTTCCTCGTGTCGATGCTCGGGCCGGATGCGAACTGGGTGCTGAACGTTCAGGCCGCGGGCGGTAGGGCCGTGCTCCGCCGTCGGGGTCGCGAGACTCCGATCCTGCTCGAGGAGATCCCGCCCGAGCACCGCGCCGAGATCCTGCGCCGCTACCTCGCCGCCGCGCCTGGCGCGAGGCCGCACCTGGGGCTGGGGCCGACGGCCCCCTTGCCGGAGTTCCACCGGATCGCGCCTCGTCATCCGGTCTTCCGAATCCGTGAGTGCCCTGCGGGTGAGTAG
- a CDS encoding Ig-like domain-containing protein gives MSRRPRSALTALACALTALLAASGTPATADGAAHAADGVRQAATRAAAAPCVRRGQTTYPVDYYWKNVLGMRLGNGSITVNTSPSLWGGQIAPGSTFTLTLTHRTARWPLLVRTYTTRWDLSSLLANADVVSESGAGVINGSTLSITSPGTKTDPPAKVITFRVRQGTIGRSMTIRPTGISSVLAAPGQLGNNTPAPPIRIVSGQSISPTTAADDTAATSQDTAVRVPVLANDTATAPTISSVTQPANGTATISGNTVVYTPAAGLAGTDTFTYTITTACGTSTATVTVTVTCAYEPVNLVNGSFETPPVTTIDWNIPDASTNPAVGWHTTATDRKLEFWPSGANGIPAADGRQFAELNANQVSTLYQDVPTVPGTPMTWSLYHRGRLGTDVMRVLIGAPGATTAQTPTGASSPDISDGNTAWGHYTGVYVVPPGQTTTRFAFESVSAAGGSPTFGNFLDGVAFQTPPCRPMVESTAKTGGSQAARQTR, from the coding sequence ATGTCACGACGACCCAGATCCGCGCTCACCGCGCTGGCCTGTGCCCTGACGGCGTTGCTGGCCGCATCGGGGACACCGGCGACGGCGGACGGCGCCGCGCACGCCGCCGACGGTGTGCGGCAGGCCGCCACGCGCGCCGCCGCCGCGCCGTGTGTCCGGCGGGGACAGACGACCTACCCTGTCGACTACTACTGGAAGAACGTGCTCGGCATGAGGCTGGGCAACGGGTCGATCACGGTCAACACCTCCCCGTCCCTGTGGGGCGGGCAGATCGCGCCGGGCAGTACCTTCACCCTCACCCTGACGCACCGCACGGCCCGGTGGCCGCTCCTGGTCAGGACCTACACCACCAGGTGGGACCTGTCGTCCCTGCTGGCCAACGCCGATGTGGTCAGCGAGTCCGGGGCCGGCGTCATCAACGGCAGCACCCTGTCGATCACCTCGCCGGGCACCAAGACCGACCCGCCCGCGAAGGTCATCACCTTCCGGGTCCGGCAGGGCACCATCGGGCGGAGCATGACCATCCGGCCGACCGGGATCAGCAGCGTCCTGGCCGCTCCGGGCCAGCTCGGAAACAACACGCCCGCCCCGCCGATCCGGATCGTCAGCGGGCAGTCCATCTCGCCCACCACGGCCGCCGACGACACCGCCGCCACTTCGCAGGACACCGCCGTCCGCGTGCCCGTCCTGGCCAACGACACCGCGACCGCACCGACGATCAGCAGCGTCACCCAGCCCGCCAACGGCACCGCGACGATCTCCGGCAACACCGTGGTCTACACACCCGCCGCAGGCCTGGCCGGCACCGACACCTTCACCTACACCATCACCACCGCCTGCGGGACCAGCACCGCCACGGTCACCGTCACCGTCACCTGCGCCTACGAACCGGTCAACCTGGTCAACGGCAGCTTCGAGACACCGCCCGTGACCACGATCGACTGGAACATCCCCGACGCCTCCACCAACCCCGCCGTCGGCTGGCACACCACCGCCACCGACCGCAAGCTGGAGTTCTGGCCCAGCGGCGCGAACGGGATCCCGGCAGCCGACGGCCGGCAGTTCGCCGAACTCAACGCCAACCAGGTCTCCACGCTCTACCAGGACGTGCCCACCGTTCCGGGAACACCGATGACCTGGTCGCTGTATCACCGGGGCCGCCTGGGCACCGACGTGATGCGGGTGCTCATCGGCGCCCCGGGCGCGACCACGGCCCAGACCCCGACCGGGGCCTCCTCCCCGGACATCTCCGACGGCAACACCGCCTGGGGCCACTACACCGGGGTGTACGTCGTGCCTCCGGGACAGACCACCACGCGATTCGCCTTCGAGTCGGTCTCGGCCGCGGGGGGCAGCCCGACGTTCGGCAACTTCCTGGACGGCGTGGCCTTCCAGACGCCGCCCTGCCGGCCCATGGTCGAGAGCACGGCGAAGACCGGCGGGTCCCAGGCCGCGCGTCAAACCCGGTGA
- a CDS encoding TetR/AcrR family transcriptional regulator encodes MSGLRQRWRLKAMRTIQERALDLFDERGFGAVTIEEIAAAAEVSPSSVYRYFGTKEGIVVADEFDRMSPEALKDFLAPDDPVGSLLRAVRAYESAPQSTSGPENTGEGPQTGKSPWRRVRYFFAEPSVREAVCANLDRASGRIAPLIAATGELTETQARVITNALVFGYFAALEQWYLDGGTRPIADYVEEGMRPLRGIWPSSGREHPA; translated from the coding sequence ATGAGCGGGCTTCGCCAGCGCTGGCGGCTCAAGGCCATGCGCACCATCCAGGAACGCGCTCTCGATCTGTTCGACGAGAGAGGGTTCGGCGCGGTCACGATCGAGGAGATCGCGGCCGCGGCCGAGGTGTCGCCGTCCTCGGTGTACCGCTACTTCGGCACCAAGGAAGGGATCGTGGTCGCCGACGAGTTCGACAGGATGAGCCCGGAGGCACTCAAGGACTTCCTGGCCCCCGACGATCCCGTCGGCAGCCTGCTCCGAGCCGTCCGCGCCTACGAATCCGCACCGCAGAGCACATCCGGTCCCGAAAACACGGGCGAAGGCCCGCAGACTGGGAAGAGCCCGTGGCGCAGGGTCCGTTACTTCTTCGCCGAGCCATCGGTCCGCGAGGCCGTCTGCGCCAATCTCGACCGCGCAAGCGGGCGGATCGCACCGTTGATCGCGGCGACCGGCGAGCTGACCGAGACGCAGGCCCGCGTGATCACGAACGCCCTCGTCTTCGGCTACTTCGCCGCGCTTGAGCAGTGGTACCTCGACGGCGGCACCCGCCCCATCGCCGACTACGTCGAGGAGGGCATGCGTCCGCTACGCGGCATCTGGCCGTCCTCCGGCCGCGAACATCCCGCGTGA
- a CDS encoding DUF899 family protein, with the protein MRQTRLAGETAEYLAAREELRLAEIDLMRHRERIAAQRRALPQGPPVDDYVFIEGPADLGAGDAPAREVSLSGLFTAPDRPLVVYHLMYGKLQTDPCPMCTLWIDGFNGIAHHIAQNADFAVAAAAGLSALRRHARDRGWDRLRLLSCGDSTFKYDLGSEDEDGEQDSTISVFTRDGDGAVRHFYSAHPRMADDVDQRGIDLLAPVWHLLDLTPHGRGDWFPSLRY; encoded by the coding sequence ATGCGGCAGACAAGACTGGCCGGAGAAACGGCGGAGTACCTCGCCGCCCGCGAGGAACTGCGCCTGGCCGAGATCGACCTCATGCGCCACCGCGAGCGGATCGCCGCCCAGCGGCGGGCGCTCCCGCAGGGGCCGCCCGTCGACGACTACGTCTTCATCGAGGGCCCCGCCGACCTCGGCGCGGGCGACGCGCCGGCCCGCGAGGTCTCACTCAGCGGGCTCTTCACCGCGCCGGACCGCCCACTGGTCGTCTACCACCTCATGTACGGCAAGCTGCAGACCGACCCGTGCCCCATGTGCACCCTGTGGATCGACGGCTTCAACGGCATCGCCCACCACATCGCCCAGAACGCCGACTTCGCCGTCGCCGCGGCCGCCGGCCTGTCCGCCCTGCGGCGGCACGCCCGCGACCGCGGCTGGGACCGGCTGCGACTGCTGAGCTGCGGCGACAGCACCTTCAAGTACGACCTCGGCAGCGAGGACGAGGACGGCGAACAAGACTCCACCATCTCCGTCTTCACCCGCGACGGCGACGGCGCGGTCCGCCACTTCTACTCCGCCCACCCCCGCATGGCCGACGACGTCGACCAGCGCGGCATCGACCTCCTCGCCCCCGTCTGGCATCTCCTCGACCTCACCCCTCACGGCCGGGGCGACTGGTTCCCCAGTCTCCGCTACTGA
- a CDS encoding ABC transporter ATP-binding protein — protein sequence MIRMLLGVLGDEYARAVRRTVALMTTTAVVEGLLYALLVPVLRALLADTPADAGPWLIAFGAAVAAYAALRYVSDLSGMRVGTTMLRGMYHRLGEHLARLPIGWYSAGRGGEVSVMAGRGLLQAMGVAAHLLSPFISALVTPLTIVAVMLAFDWRLGLAALIAAPVVAVIQAWTARSTAAADAERHERDKEATGRVIEFLQAQPVLRAGGRTGERFTLLDDSLREVQRASRRTVLATLPGAVGLTLTVQAIFTVLLALGAYLVLGGNIGAAEILTILVLAARCADPLLSLSDMSGKLRGARSELDRLDTVLRTEPLPEAAEPIQPVSHDLEFESVTFKHGDRTVFDNVSLSVPEGQRLAVVGPSGAGKSTLLQLLARFYDVDAGAVRVGGVDVRAIDTEVLMAQIAIVFQDVYLFVGTIEENVRLGRPDADDAEVRAAATAARLDEVIERLPGGWEADVGEGGAMLSGGERQRVSIARALLKNAPVILLDEVTSALDPVNEAAVHEGIERLMAGRTVVMVAHRMRTVQRADRVVFLDGGRIVEEGSHDELLRRGGRYAEFWDISMTPAASE from the coding sequence ATGATCCGAATGCTGCTGGGCGTGCTCGGAGACGAGTACGCCCGGGCGGTGCGTCGCACCGTGGCCCTGATGACGACCACCGCGGTGGTCGAAGGCCTGCTCTACGCCCTGCTGGTCCCGGTGCTGCGGGCCCTGCTCGCAGACACACCCGCGGACGCCGGGCCCTGGCTGATCGCGTTCGGGGCCGCGGTCGCGGCCTACGCCGCACTACGCTACGTCAGCGATCTGTCCGGCATGCGCGTCGGCACCACGATGTTGCGCGGCATGTACCACCGGCTCGGCGAGCATCTGGCCCGGCTGCCCATCGGCTGGTACAGCGCCGGCCGGGGCGGCGAGGTGTCCGTCATGGCCGGTCGCGGCCTCCTGCAGGCGATGGGCGTGGCGGCGCATCTGCTGTCGCCGTTCATCTCCGCTCTGGTGACTCCGCTGACGATCGTCGCCGTGATGCTCGCCTTCGACTGGCGACTGGGCCTGGCCGCGCTGATCGCCGCACCCGTCGTGGCGGTCATCCAGGCATGGACGGCGCGCTCGACGGCCGCCGCCGACGCCGAGCGCCACGAACGCGACAAGGAGGCCACCGGGCGGGTCATTGAATTCCTCCAGGCCCAGCCGGTACTGCGGGCCGGTGGCCGGACCGGCGAACGCTTCACACTGCTCGACGACTCGCTGCGGGAGGTCCAGCGCGCGTCCCGCCGTACCGTGCTGGCGACGCTGCCCGGCGCGGTGGGCCTGACGCTCACGGTGCAGGCGATCTTCACGGTGCTGCTGGCGCTGGGCGCCTACCTCGTGCTCGGCGGGAACATCGGCGCGGCGGAGATCCTGACGATCCTGGTGCTCGCGGCCCGCTGCGCCGACCCGCTGCTGTCGCTGTCGGACATGAGCGGCAAGCTCCGCGGCGCACGAAGCGAGCTGGACAGGCTCGACACGGTCCTGCGCACCGAGCCGCTGCCGGAAGCAGCCGAGCCGATCCAGCCGGTGAGCCACGACCTGGAGTTCGAGTCCGTCACCTTCAAGCACGGCGACCGCACGGTGTTCGACAACGTGTCACTGTCCGTGCCGGAAGGACAGCGGCTCGCCGTCGTCGGGCCGTCAGGCGCGGGCAAGAGCACCCTGCTGCAGCTGCTCGCGCGGTTCTACGACGTGGACGCCGGCGCGGTACGCGTGGGCGGTGTGGACGTGCGCGCGATCGACACGGAGGTGTTGATGGCGCAGATCGCCATCGTCTTCCAGGACGTCTACCTTTTCGTAGGCACGATCGAGGAGAACGTGCGCCTCGGCCGCCCCGACGCCGATGACGCCGAGGTGCGGGCCGCGGCGACCGCGGCGCGGCTGGACGAGGTGATCGAGCGACTGCCCGGCGGCTGGGAGGCAGACGTCGGCGAAGGCGGCGCCATGCTGTCGGGCGGCGAACGCCAGCGCGTCTCGATCGCCCGGGCGCTGCTGAAGAACGCCCCCGTCATCCTGCTCGACGAGGTGACCTCCGCACTCGACCCGGTCAACGAGGCGGCCGTCCACGAGGGCATCGAGCGCCTCATGGCGGGCCGCACAGTGGTCATGGTCGCCCATCGCATGCGGACCGTCCAGCGCGCCGACCGCGTCGTCTTCCTCGACGGCGGCCGGATCGTGGAGGAAGGCAGCCACGACGAGCTGCTGCGCCGCGGCGGCCGCTACGCCGAGTTCTGGGACATCTCCATGACACCGGCGGCAAGCGAATGA
- a CDS encoding alpha/beta hydrolase, which produces MSEVTGTERPPLGIRLLHALGREPDWPAMTAGELVALREAVNRKRASPLARLITGFPDRGATIRWQEVALPGRGLRVRVYRPSAGSGGGDAGRTGLPLVLHVHGGGFVGTAVQSDWVNSHLSARLPAVVVSVEHRLLDPETPLSAAVDDGWDVLQHVVAHAAQWGIDPARTAVFGESTGSMVAALAAIRARESGPLLRAQVLVNPAVDLTPAGFDHASMRRYANSPTLTMPQMRLFQRLAVPPGTDPRTVSPLHADDLGGLAPALVVVPTVDPVADHGRCYAERLRTAGTPARLTEYPGATHAFLSMPGVVPQAKAARAEIAEFLREALAT; this is translated from the coding sequence ATGAGCGAGGTCACCGGTACGGAGCGGCCGCCGCTGGGCATCCGGCTGCTGCACGCCCTGGGCAGGGAGCCGGACTGGCCGGCGATGACGGCCGGGGAACTGGTCGCCCTCCGCGAGGCGGTGAACCGTAAGCGGGCGTCCCCTCTGGCGCGGCTCATCACGGGGTTTCCCGATCGCGGCGCCACCATCCGGTGGCAGGAGGTCGCGCTGCCCGGCCGCGGGCTCCGGGTCCGGGTGTACCGGCCCTCGGCCGGAAGCGGCGGCGGGGACGCCGGCCGGACCGGCCTGCCGCTCGTGCTGCACGTGCACGGAGGCGGGTTCGTGGGCACGGCGGTGCAGAGCGACTGGGTCAACAGCCACCTCTCCGCGCGGCTGCCCGCGGTCGTCGTCTCGGTCGAGCACCGCCTCCTCGACCCGGAGACCCCGCTGTCGGCGGCCGTCGACGACGGCTGGGACGTGCTGCAGCACGTGGTGGCGCACGCCGCGCAGTGGGGAATCGACCCGGCACGGACCGCCGTCTTCGGCGAGAGCACCGGCTCGATGGTCGCCGCCCTGGCCGCGATCCGGGCCCGGGAGTCCGGCCCGCTCCTGCGGGCGCAGGTGCTGGTCAACCCCGCCGTCGACCTGACCCCGGCGGGGTTCGACCACGCCTCGATGCGCCGGTACGCCAACAGCCCGACCCTCACCATGCCGCAGATGCGGCTGTTCCAGCGGCTCGCCGTTCCACCGGGAACGGATCCTCGTACGGTGTCGCCCCTTCACGCCGACGACCTGGGCGGGCTGGCCCCGGCGCTCGTGGTGGTGCCGACCGTCGACCCGGTGGCCGATCACGGCCGCTGTTACGCCGAACGGCTGCGGACGGCCGGGACGCCCGCGCGGCTCACCGAGTACCCCGGAGCGACGCACGCGTTCCTGAGCATGCCGGGCGTGGTGCCGCAGGCGAAGGCCGCGCGGGCGGAGATCGCCGAGTTCCTCCGAGAGGCTCTGGCCACCTGA